In Tenacibaculum sp. 190524A02b, the genomic stretch GCTACCCCTGCCTCGGCTGTGGGAGTGCTTAGGTCTTGAGTGATTACAACCGTATCACTAGATATACAACCAGTAATCGTATTAGTAACTGTTAAGGTATATGTACCTGGAGCACTTATTACTGGGCTCAGTGTTGTTGCGCCACTGTCTATGGCACCGCCAGTCCATACATAACTAACATCGGTAGTGGTGGAACCTGTTCCATCTAAGGTTAATGTTAAGGTATCACAGTCTAAAACACCAGGTGCTACCCCTGCCTCGGCTGTGGGTGTACTTAGATCTTGAGTGATTACAACCGTATCACTAGATATACAACCAGTAATCGTATTTGTAACTGTTAAGGTATATGTACCTGGAGCGCTGATTACTGGGCTCAGTGTTGTTGCGCCACTGTCTATGGTACCGCCTGTCCATACATAACTAACATTGGTAGTGGTGGAACCTGTTCCATCTAAGGTTAATGTTAAGGTATCACAGTCTAAAACACCAGGTGCTACCCCTGCCTCGGCTGTGGGTGTACTTAGATCTTGAGTGATTACAACTGTATCACTAGATATACAACCAGTAATCGTATTTGTAACTGTTAAGGTATATGTACCTGGAGCACTTATTACTGGGCTCAGTGTTGTTGCACCACTGTCTATGGTACCACCTGTCCATAAGTAATTAACATCGGTAGTGGTGGAACCTGTTCCATCTAAAGTTAATGTTAAGGTATCACAGTCTAAAACACCAGGTGCTACCCCTGCCTCAGCTGTGGGGGTACTTAGGTCTTGAGTGATTACAACCGTATCACTAGATATACAACCAGTAATCGTATTTGTAATTGTTAAGGTATATGTACCTGGAGCACTTATTACTGGGCTCAGTGTTGTTGCGCCGCTGTCTATGGTACCGCCTGTCCATACATAACTAACATCGGTAGTGGTGGAACCTGTTCCATCTAAAGTTAATGTTAAGGTATCACAGTCTAAAACACCAGGTGCTACCCCTGCCTCAGCTGTGGGGGTACTTAGATCTTGAGTGATTACAACCGTATCACTAGATATACAACCAGTAATTGTATTAGTAACTGTTAAGGTATATGTACCTGGAGCGCTTATTACTGGGCTCAGTGTTGTTGCGCCGCTGTCTATGGTACCTCCTGTCCATACATAACTAACATCGGTAGTGGTGGAACCTGTTCCATCTAAGGTTAATGTTAAGGTATCACAGTCTAAAACACCTGGTGCTACCCCTGCCTCAGCTGTGGGTGTACTTAGGTCTTGAGTGATTACAACCGTATCACTAGATATACAACCAGTAATCGTATTTGTAACTGTTAAGGTATATGTACCTGGAGCGCTTATTACTGGGCTCAGTGTTGTTGCGCCACTGTCTATGGTACCTCCTGTCCATACATAACTAACATCGGTAGTGGTGGAACCTGTTCCATCTAAGGTTAATGTTAAGGTATCACAGTCTAAAACACCAGGTGCTACCCCTGCCTCAGCTGTGGGGGTACTTAGGTCTTGAGTGATTACAACCGTATCACTAGATATACAACCAATAATCGTATTTGTAACTGTTAAGGTATATATACCTGGAGCGCTTATTACTGGGCTCAGTGTTGTTGCGCCACTGTCTATGGTACCTCCTGTCCATAAGTAATTAACATCGGTAGTGGTGGAACCTATTCCATCTAAGGTTAATGTTAAGGTATCACAGTCTAAAACACCTGGTGCTACCCCTGCCTCGGCTGTGGGTGTACTTAGGTCTTGAGTGATTACAACCGTATCACTAGATATACAACCAGTAATCGTATTTATAACTGTTAAGGTATATGTACCTGGAGCGCTTATTACTGGGCTCAGTGTTGTTGCGCCACTGTCTATGGTACCTCCTGTCCATACATAACTAACATCGGTAGTGGTGGAACCTGTTCCATCTAAGGTTAATGTTAAGGTATCACAGTCTAAAACACCTGGTGCTACCCCTGCCTCGGCTGTGGGGGTACTTAGGTCTTGAGTGATTACAACCGTATCACTAGATATACAACCAGTAATTGTATTAGTAACTGTTAAGGTATATGTACCTGGAGCGCTGATTACTGGGCTCAGTGTTGTTGCGCCGCTGTCTATGGTACCGCCTGTCCATAAGTAATTAACATCGGTAGTGGTGGAACCTGTTCCATCTAAGGTTAATGTTGAGGTATCACAGTCTAAAACACCAGGTGCTACCCCTGCCTCGGCTGTGGGTGTACTTAGATCTTGAGTGATTACAACCGTATCACTAGATATACAACCAGTAATTGTATTAGTAACTGTTAAGGTATATGTACCTGGAGCGCTGATTACTGGGCTCAGTGTTGTTGCGCCGCTGTCTATGGTACCGCCTGTCCATAAGTAATTAACATCGGTAGTGGTGGAACCTGTTCCATCTAAGGTTAATGTTGAGGTATCACAGTCTAAAACACCAGGTGCTACCCCTGCCTCGGCTGTGGGAGTGCTTAGGTCTTGAGTGATTACAACCGTATCACTAGATATACAACCAGTAATCGTATTAGTAACTGTTAAGGTATATGTACCTGGAGCACTTATTACTGGGCTCAGTGTTGTTGCGCCACTGTCTATGGCACCGCCAGTCCATACATAACTAACATCGGTAGTGGTGGAACCTGTTCCATCTAAGGTTAATGTTAAGGTATCACAGTCTAAAACACCAGGTGCTACCCCTGCCTCGGCTGTGGGTGTACTTAGATCTTGAGTGATTACAACCGTATCACTAGATATACAACCAGTAATCGTATTTGTAACTGTTAAGGTATATGTACCTGGAGCGCTGATTACTGGGCTCAGTGTTGTTGCGCCACTGTCTATGGTACCGCCTGTCCATACATAACTAACATTGGTAGTGGTGGAACCTGTTCCATCTAAGGTTAATGTTAAGGTATCACAGTCTAAAACACCAGGTGCTACCCCTGCCTCGGCTGTGGGTGTACTTAGATCTTGAGTGATTACAACTGTATCACTAGATATACAACCAGTAATCGTATTTGTAACTGTTAAGGTATATGTACCTGGAGCACTTATTACTGGGCTCAGTGTTGTTGCACCACTGTCTATGGTACCACCTGTCCATAAGTAATTAACATCGGTAGTGGTGGAACCTGTTCCATCTAAAGTTAATGTTAAGGTATCACAGTCTAAAACACCAGGTGCTACCCCTGCCTCAGCTGTGGGGGTACTTAGGTCTTGAGTGATTACAACCGTATCACTAGATATACAACCAGTAATCGTATTTGTAATTGTTAAGGTATATGTACCTGGAGCACTTATTACTGGGCTCAGTGTTGTTGCGCCGCTGTCTATGGTACCGCCTGTCCATACATAACTAACATCGGTAGTGGTGGAACCTGTTCCATCTAAAGTTAATGTTAAGGTATCACAGTCTAAAACACCAGGTGCTACCCCTGCCTCAGCTGTGGGGGTACTTAGATCTTGAGTGATTACAACCGTATCACTAGATATACAACCAGTAATTGTATTAGTAACTGTTAAGGTATATGTACCTGGAGCGCTTATTACTGGGCTCAGTGTTGTTGCGCCGCTGTCTATGGTACCTCCTGTCCATACATAACTAACATCGGTAGTGGTGGAACCTGTTCCATCTAAGGTTAATGTTAAGGTATCACAGTCTAAAACACCTGGTGCTACCCCTGCCTCAGCTGTGGGTGTACTTAGGTCTTGAGTGATTACAACCGTATCACTAGATATACAACCAGTAATCGTATTTGTAACTGTTAAGGTATATGTACCTGGAGCGCTTATTACTGGGCTCAGTGTTGTTGCGCCACTGTCTATGGTACCTCCTGTCCATACATAACTAACATCGGTAGTGGTGGAACCTGTTCCATCTAAGGTTAATGTTAAGGTATCACAGTCTAAAACACCAGGTGCTACCCCTGCCTCAGCTGTGGGGGTACTTAGGTCTTGAGTGATTACAACCGTATCACTAGATATACAACCAATAATCGTATTTGTAACTGTTAAGGTATATATACCTGGAGCGCTTATTACTGGGCTCAGTGTTGTTGCGCCACTGTCTATGGTACCTCCTGTCCATAAGTAATTAACATCGGTAGTGGTGGAACCTATTCCATCTAAGGTTAATGTTAAGGTATCACAGTCTAAAACACCTGGTGCTACCCCTGCCTCGGCTGTGGGTGTACTTAGGTCTTGAGTGATTACAACCGTATCACTAGATATACAACCAGTAATCGTATTTATAACTGTTAAGGTATATGTACCTGGAGCGCTTATTACTGGGCTCAGTGTTGTTGCGCCACTGTCTATGGTACCTCCTGTCCATACATAACTAACATCGGTAGTGGTGGAACCTGTTCCATCTAAGGTTAATGTTAAGGTATCACAGTCTAAAACACCTGGTGCTACCCCTGCCTCGGCTGTGGGGGTACTTAGGTCTTGAGTGATTACAACCGTATCACTAGATATACAACCAGTAATCGTATTTGTAACTGTTAAGGTATATGTACCTGGAGCGCTTATTACTGGGCTCAGTGTTGTTGCGCCGCTATCTATGGTACCTCCTGTCCATACATAACTAACATCGGTAGTGGTGGAACCTGTTCCATCTAAGGTTAATGTTGAGGTATCACAGTCTAAAACACCTGGTGCTACCCCTGCCTCGGCTGTGGGTGTACTTAGATCTTGAGTGATTACAACCGTATCACTAGATATACAACCAGTAATTGTATTAGTAACTGTTAAGGTATATGTACCTGGAGCGCTTATTACTGGGCTCAGTGTTGTTGCGCCGCTGTCTATGGTACCGCCTGTCCATAAGTAATTAACATCGGTAGTGGTGGAACCTGTTCCATCTAAGGTTAATGTTGAGGTATCACAGTCTAAAACACCAGGTGCTACCCCTGCCTCGGCTGTGGGTGTACTTAGATCTTGAGTGATTACAACCGTATCACTAGATATACAACCAGTAATTGTATTAGTAACTGTTAAGGTATATGTACCTGGAGCGCTGATTACTGGGCTCAGTGTTGTTGCGCCGCTGTCTATGGTACCTCCTGTCCATACATAACTAACATCGGTAGTGGTGGAACCTGTTCCATCTAAGGTTAATGTTAAGGTATCACAGTCTAAAACACCAGGTGCTACCCCTGCCTCGGCTGTAGGTGTACTTAGGTCTTGAGTGATTACAACCGTATCACTAGACACACAACCAGTAATCGTATTAGTAACTGTTAAGGTATATGTACCTGGAGCACTTATTACTGGGCTCAGTGTTGTTGCGCCACTGTCTATGGTACCGCCTGTCCATACATAACTAACATCGGTAGTGGTGGAACCTGTTCCATCTAAGGTTAATGTTAAGGTATCACAGTCTAAAACACCAGGTGCTACCCCTGCCTCGGCTGTAGGTGTACTTAGGTCTTGAGTGATTACAACCGTATCACTAGATATACAACCAGTAATCGTATTTGTAACTGTTAAGGTATATGTACCTGGAGCACTTATTACTGGGCTCAGTGTTGTTGCGCCACTGTCTATGGCACCGCCTGTCCATACATAACTAACATCGGTAGTGGTGGAACCTGTTCCATCTAAGGTTAATGTTAAGGTATCACAGTCTAAAACACCAGGTGCTACCCCTGCCTCGGCTGTAGGTGTACTTAGGTCTTGAGTGATTACAACCGTATCACTAGATATACAACCAGTAATCGTATTTGTAACTGTTAAGGTATACGTACCTGGAGCGCTTATTACTGGGCTCAGTGTTGTTGCGCCGCTGTCTATGGTACCTCCTGTCCATACATAACTAACATCAGTAGTCGTTGAACCTGTTCCATCTAAAGTAAGTGTTAAGGTATCACAGTCTAAAACACCTGGTGCTACGCCTGCTTCGGCAGTTGGTGTGCTTAGATCTTGGGTAATCACAACCGTATCACTTGACATGCATCCGGTAGTGGTATTTGTTACCGTTAAAGTATACGTACCTGGAACGCTAATTACTGGGCTCAGTGTTGTTGCGCCGCTGTCTATGGTACCACCTGTCCATACATAACTAACATCAGTAGTCGTTGAACCTGTTCCATCTAAGATTAATGTTAAGGTATCACAGTCTAAAACACCAGGTGCTACCCCTGCTTCGGCAGTTGGTGTTCTTAGATCTTGGGTAATCACAACCGTATCACTTGACATGCATCCGGTAGTGGTATTTGTTACCGTTAAAGTATACGTACCTGGAGCGCTTATTACTGGACTTAGTGTTGTTGCGCCGCTGTCTATGGTACCTCCTGTCCATACATAACTAACATCAGTAGTCGTTGAACCTGTTCCGTCTAAAGTAAGTGTTAAGGTATCACAATCTAAAACACCTGGTGCTACACCTGCTTCGGCAGTTGGTGTGCTTAGATCTTGGGTGATTACAACCGTATCACTTGACATGCATCCGGTAGTGGTATTTGTTACCGTTAAAGTATACGTACCTGGAGCGCTAATTACTGGACTCAGTGTTGTTGCGCCGCTGTCTATGGTACCTCCTGTCCATACATAACTAACATCGGTAGTGGTTGAACCTGTTCCGTCTAAAGTAAGTGTTAAGGTATCACAATCTAAAACACCTGGTGCTACGCCTGCTTCAGCTGTAGGTGTACTTAGGTCTTGAGTGATTACAACCGTATCACTAGATATACAACCAGTAATCGTATTTGTAACTGTTAAGGTATACGTACCTGGAGCGCTTATTACTGGGCTCAGTGTTGTTGCGCCGCTGTCTATGCTACCGCCTGTCCATAAGTAATTAACATCGGTAGTGGTGGAACCTATTCCATTTAAGGTTAATGTTAAGGTATCACAGTCTAAAACACCAGGTGCTACCCCTGCCTCGGCTGTAGGTGTACTTAGGTCTTGAGTGATTACAACCGTATCACTAGATATACAACCAGTAATCGTATTAGTAACTGTTAAGGTATATGTACCTGGAGCGCTGATTACTGGGCTCAGTGTTGTTGCGCCGCTGTCTATGGTACCTCCTGTCCATACATAACTAACATCGGTAGTCGTTGAACCTGTTCCATCTAAGGTTAATGTTAAGGTATCACAGTCTAAAACACCAGGTGCTACCCCTGCTTCGGCAGTTGGTGTGCTTAGATCTTGAGTGATTACAACCGTATCACTAGATATACAACCAGTAATCGTATTAGTAACTGTTAAGGTATACGTACCTGGAGCGCTGATTACTGGGCTCAGTGTTGTTGCGCCGCTGTCTATGGTACCACCTGTCCATACATAACTAACATCAGTAGTCGTTGAACCTGTTCCGTCTAAAGTAAGTGTTAAGGTATCACAATCTAAAACACCAGGTGCTACACCTGCTTCGGCAGTTGGTGTGCTTAGATCTTGAGTGATTACAACCGTATCACTAGATATACAACCAGTAATCGTATTTGTAACTGTTAAGGTATACGTACCTGGAGCGCTTATTACTGGGCTCAGTGTTGTTGCGCCGCTGTCTATGCTACCGCCTGTCCATAAGTAATTAACATCGGTAGTGGTGGAACCTATTCCATTTAAGGTTAATGTTAAGGTATCACAGTCTAAAACACCAGGTGCTACCCCTGCCTCGGCTGTAGGTGTACTTAGGTCTTGAGTGATTACAACCGTATCACTAGATATACAACCAGTAATCGTATTTGTAACTGTTAAGGTATATGTACCTGGAACGCTTATTACTGGGCTCAGTGTTGTTGCGCCGCTGTCTATGGTACCGCCTGTCCATAAGTAATTAACATCGGTAGTGGTGGAACCTATTCCATTTAAGGTTAATGTTAAGGTATCACAGTCTAAAACACCAGGTGCTACCCCTGCCTCGGCTGTGGGGGTACTTAGGTCTTGGGTGATTACAACCGTATCACTAGATATACAACCAGTAATCGTATTTGTAACTGTTAAGGTATATGTACCTGGAGCGCTAATTACTGGGCTCAGTGTTGTTGCGCCACTGTCTATGGCACCGCCTGTCCATACATAACTAACATCGGTAGTGGTGGAACCTGTTCCATCTAAGGTTAATGTTGAGGTATCACAGTCTAAAACACCAGGTGCTACCCCTGCCTCGGCTGTGGGAGTGTTTAGGTCTTGAGTGATTACAACCGTATCACTAGATATACAACCAGTAATCGTATTAGTAACTGTTAAGGTATATGTACCTGGAGCGCTGATTACTGGGCTCAGTGTTGTTGCGCCGCTGTCTATGGTACCTCCTGTCCATACATAACTAACATCGGTAGTGGTGGAACCTGTTCCATCTAAGGTTAATGTTGAGGTATCACAGTCTAAAACACCAGGTGCTACCCCTGCCTCGGCTGTGGGTGTACTTAGATCTTGAGTGATTACAACCGTATCACTAGATATACAACCAGTAATTGTATTAGTAACTGTTAAGGTATATGTACCTGGAGCGCTGATTACTGGGCTCAGTGTTGTTGCGCCGCTGTCTATGGTACCGCCTGTCCATAAGTAATTAACATCGGTAGTGGTGGAACCTGTTCCATC encodes the following:
- a CDS encoding gliding motility-associated C-terminal domain-containing protein → MSSDTVVITQDLSTPTAEAGVAPGVLDCDTLTLTLDGTGSTTTDVNYLWTGGTIDSGATTLSPVISAPGTYTLTVTNTITGCISSDTVVITQDLSTPTAEAGVAPGVLDCDTLTLTLDGTGSTTTDVSYVWTGGTIDSGATTLSPVISAPGTYTLTVTNTITGCISSDTVVITQDLSTPTAEAGVAPGVLDCDTSTLTLDGTGSTTTDVNYLWTGGTIDSGATTLSPVISAPGTYTLTVTNTITGCISSDTVVITQDLSTPTAEAGVAPGVLDCDTSTLTLDGTGSTTTDVSYVWTGGTIDSGATTLSPVISAPGTYTLTVTNTITGCISSDTVVITQDLNTPTAEAGVAPGVLDCDTSTLTLDGTGSTTTDVSYVWTGGAIDSGATTLSPVISAPGTYTLTVTNTITGCISSDTVVITQDLSTPTAEAGVAPGVLDCDTLTLTLNGIGSTTTDVNYLWTGGTIDSGATTLSPVISVPGTYTLTVTNTITGCISSDTVVITQDLSTPTAEAGVAPGVLDCDTLTLTLNGIGSTTTDVNYLWTGGSIDSGATTLSPVISAPGTYTLTVTNTITGCISSDTVVITQDLSTPTAEAGVAPGVLDCDTLTLTLDGTGSTTTDVSYVWTGGTIDSGATTLSPVISAPGTYTLTVTNTITGCISSDTVVITQDLSTPTAEAGVAPGVLDCDTLTLTLDGTGSTTTDVSYVWTGGTIDSGATTLSPVISAPGTYTLTVTNTITGCISSDTVVITQDLSTPTAEAGVAPGVLDCDTLTLTLNGIGSTTTDVNYLWTGGSIDSGATTLSPVISAPGTYTLTVTNTITGCISSDTVVITQDLSTPTAEAGVAPGVLDCDTLTLTLDGTGSTTTDVSYVWTGGTIDSGATTLSPVISAPGTYTLTVTNTTTGCMSSDTVVITQDLSTPTAEAGVAPGVLDCDTLTLTLDGTGSTTTDVSYVWTGGTIDSGATTLSPVISAPGTYTLTVTNTTTGCMSSDTVVITQDLRTPTAEAGVAPGVLDCDTLTLILDGTGSTTTDVSYVWTGGTIDSGATTLSPVISVPGTYTLTVTNTTTGCMSSDTVVITQDLSTPTAEAGVAPGVLDCDTLTLTLDGTGSTTTDVSYVWTGGTIDSGATTLSPVISAPGTYTLTVTNTITGCISSDTVVITQDLSTPTAEAGVAPGVLDCDTLTLTLDGTGSTTTDVSYVWTGGAIDSGATTLSPVISAPGTYTLTVTNTITGCISSDTVVITQDLSTPTAEAGVAPGVLDCDTLTLTLDGTGSTTTDVSYVWTGGTIDSGATTLSPVISAPGTYTLTVTNTITGCVSSDTVVITQDLSTPTAEAGVAPGVLDCDTLTLTLDGTGSTTTDVSYVWTGGTIDSGATTLSPVISAPGTYTLTVTNTITGCISSDTVVITQDLSTPTAEAGVAPGVLDCDTSTLTLDGTGSTTTDVNYLWTGGTIDSGATTLSPVISAPGTYTLTVTNTITGCISSDTVVITQDLSTPTAEAGVAPGVLDCDTSTLTLDGTGSTTTDVSYVWTGGTIDSGATTLSPVISAPGTYTLTVTNTITGCISSDTVVITQDLSTPTAEAGVAPGVLDCDTLTLTLDGTGSTTTDVSYVWTGGTIDSGATTLSPVISAPGTYTLTVINTITGCISSDTVVITQDLSTPTAEAGVAPGVLDCDTLTLTLDGIGSTTTDVNYLWTGGTIDSGATTLSPVISAPGIYTLTVTNTIIGCISSDTVVITQDLSTPTAEAGVAPGVLDCDTLTLTLDGTGSTTTDVSYVWTGGTIDSGATTLSPVISAPGTYTLTVTNTITGCISSDTVVITQDLSTPTAEAGVAPGVLDCDTLTLTLDGTGSTTTDVSYVWTGGTIDSGATTLSPVISAPGTYTLTVTNTITGCISSDTVVITQDLSTPTAEAGVAPGVLDCDTLTLTLDGTGSTTTDVSYVWTGGTIDSGATTLSPVISAPGTYTLTITNTITGCISSDTVVITQDLSTPTAEAGVAPGVLDCDTLTLTLDGTGSTTTDVNYLWTGGTIDSGATTLSPVISAPGTYTLTVTNTITGCISSDTVVITQDLSTPTAEAGVAPGVLDCDTLTLTLDGTGSTTTNVSYVWTGGTIDSGATTLSPVISAPGTYTLTVTNTITGCISSDTVVITQDLSTPTAEAGVAPGVLDCDTLTLTLDGTGSTTTDVSYVWTGGAIDSGATTLSPVISAPGTYTLTVTNTITGCISSDTVVITQDLSTPTAEAGVAPGVLDCDTSTLTLDGTGSTTTDVNYLWTGGTIDSGATTLSPVISAPGTYTLTVTNTITGCISSDTVVITQDLSTPTAEAGVAPGVLDCDTSTLTLDGTGSTTTDVNYLWTGGTIDSGATTLSPVISAPGTYTLTVTNTITGCISSDTVVITQDLSTPTAEAGVAPGVLDCDTLTLTLDGTGSTTTDVSYVWTGGTIDSGATTLSPVISAPGTYTLTVINTITGCISSDTVVITQDLSTPTAEAGVAPGVLDCDTLTLTLDGIGSTTTDVNYLWTGGTIDSGATTLSPVISAPGIYTLTVTNTIIGCISSDTVVITQDLSTPTAEAGVAPGVLDCDTLTLTLDGTGSTTTDVSYVWTGGTIDSGATTLSPVISAPGTYTLTVTNTITGCISSDTVVITQDLSTPTAEAGVAPGVLDCDTLTLTLDGTGSTTTDVSYVWTGGTIDSGATTLSPVISAPGTYTLTVTNTITGCISSDTVVITQDLSTPTAEAGVAPGVLDCDTLTLTLDGTGSTTTDVSYVWTGGTIDSGATTLSPVISAPGTYTLTITNTITGCISSDTVVITQDLSTPTAEAGVAPGVLDCDTLTLTLDGTGSTTTDVNYLWTGGTIDSGATTLSPVISAPGTYTLTVTNTITGCISSDTVVITQDLSTPTAEAGVAPGVLDCDTLTLTLDGTGSTTTNVSYVWTGGTIDSGATTLSPVISAPGTYTLTVTNTITGCISSDTVVITQDLSTPTAEAGVAPGVLDCDTLTLTLDGTGSTTTDVSYVWTGGAIDSGATTLSPVISAPGTYTLTVTNTITGCISSDTVVITQDLSTPTAEAGVAPGVLDCDTSTLTLDGTGSTTTDVNYLWTGGTIDSGATTLSPVISAPGTYTLTVTNTITGCISSDTVVITQDLSTPTAEAGVAPGVLDCDTSTLTLDGTGSTTTDVNYLWTGGTIDSGATTLSPVISAPGTYTLTVTNTITGCISSDTVVITQDLSTPTAEAGVAPGVLDCDTSTLTLDGTGSTTTDVSYVWTGGTIDSGATTLSPVISAPGTYTLTVTNTITGCISSDTVVITQDLSTPTAEAGVAPGVLDCDTSTLTLDGTGSTTTDVSYVWTGGAIDSGATTLSPVISAPGTYTLTVTNTITGCISSDTVVVTQDLSTPIPPNVSEQLFCSIETPTGNDLVPTISNTVIWFKDSALTKILDTVEFLEEGTYYVVSKNIDTGCLSPAISVKITLRGSLDTDGDGLTDCEETTGLDDPLTIGVPTSISNPNNSCSFTGKPKPDTQNTIWQLSDCDGDNEINGDEIVNETNPNDPCSVSIKTVPDINNPNYLIWAQQDCDGDGVLNSNEVMDDTSPFDPCDFVPSSISEPITSNIKCISAIEVTKTASLTDKEVGDIIEYTIKVENIGTSTIMNISLSDIFTDIDGNPLELTEGVRFDGADYGSPEGTLLMGEAAIYKASFIITKEVINTGGVRNTVIAVGQDSSGELVEDISDDGDDTDGNIKDDPTVTDLGCLIVFNQFTPNNDDHNDVFIINCIKNYPKNTLEIFNRWGNTVYKKVGYDNSWDGISTGRATLEEEIKLPVGTYFYILDLGDGSEVKKGWIYINR